The following coding sequences are from one Arachis hypogaea cultivar Tifrunner chromosome 7, arahy.Tifrunner.gnm2.J5K5, whole genome shotgun sequence window:
- the LOC112702350 gene encoding alcohol acyltransferase 9, which translates to MATSVQVKQALVITPSEPTPARVLALSAIDSQLFLRFTVEYLLVYRAWHGLDQAATTARLKSALAEALVPYYPFAGRIRPRPDAPGLEVLCRAQGAVFIEAFSDRYSSNDLEKPPKTVAQWRKLLSLHVADVLRGSPPLVVQLTWLRDGAAAIAVGISHCISDGIGSAEFLNYFAELASGKRVAGSRPKPVWERHLLNPPPPAGKKCVRVNPASHPEFNRVPDLCDFMNLVSTGLKPTSITFDKMRLGELKRLAQCTSQPGDESSSFYTSFEVLAAHVWRSWARALEFPPNQVLKLLFSINVRNRVKPGLPEGYYGNAFVLGCAVTRARDLEEKGIGYGSGLVRMAKERVGKQYVREVSELVSESMANPDSVGVLIVSQWSRLGMERVDFGMGKPEHVGSVCCDRYCLFLPASDNEDESREGVKVMVAVPTFAVDSYQFLMRDSNL; encoded by the exons ATGGCAACTTCCGTACAAGTAAAACAAGCCCTCGTTATTACTCCCTCCGAGCCCACGCCGGCCCGCGTCCTCGCTCTTTCAGCTATTGACTCCCAACTATTCCTTCGTTTCACCGTAGAGTACCTCTTGGTCTACCGGGCCTGGCACGGGCTTGATCAGGCTGCCACCACAGCCCGTCTAAAATCGGCATTAGCTGAAGCGCTTGTTCCCTACTATCCGTTTGCAGGCAGGATCAGGCCCCGCCCAGATGCCCCGGGCCTTGAGGTGCTCTGCCGGGCCCAGGGTGCAGTGTTCATTGAGGCCTTTTCTGACCGTTACAGTTCCAACGACTTAGAGAAACCGCCGAAAACTGTTGCTCAGTGGAGAAAACTGTTGTCCCTCCACGTGGCAGACGTTCTAAGAGGATCCCCGCCGCTGGTCGTTCAGCTCACGTGGCTCCGCGACGGTGCAGCAGCGATCGCCGTTGGAATCAGTCACTGTATCTCCGACGGAATCGGAAGTGCAGAGTTTCTCAACTACTTCGCGGAGTTAGCTTCTGGGAAACGCGTCGCCGGTTCAAGACCGAAACCTGTTTGGGAGCGTCACCTCCTGAATCCGCCACCACCGGCGGGAAAGAAATGCGTCCGGGTCAACCCGGCGAGTCACCCAGAGTTCAACCGAGTGCCTGACCTCTGTGACTTCATGAACCTGGTCTCTACCGGACTCAAGCCTACCTCCATCACCTTCGATAAAATGAGGCTCGGCGAGTTGAAGAGGCTCGCCCAGTGCACGAGTCAACCCGGCGATGAGTCATCGTCGTTCTACACGTCTTTCGAGGTCCTCGCAGCTCACGTGTGGAGGAGCTGGGCCAGAGCACTGGAATTTCCGCCAAATCAG GTGTTGAAACTGCTTTTTAGCATCAACGTACGGAACCGGGTCAAACCGGGTTTACCAGAAGGTTACTACGGTAACGCATTCGTATTGGGATGCGCAGTGACGAGAGCTAGGGATCTGGAGGAGAAAGGAATCGGGTACGGGTCGGGATTGGTAAGAATGGCGAAGGAAAGAGTGGGGAAGCAGTACGTGAGGGAAGTGAGTGAGTTAGTGTCCGAGTCAATGGCGAATCCGGACTCAGTGGGAGTGCTTATAGTGTCGCAGTGGTCGAGGTTGGGAATGGAGAGGGTGGATTTCGGGATGGGGAAGCCGGAGCACGTGGGATCGGTGTGCTGCGACAGATACTGTTTATTTTTGCCGGCGAGTGATAATGAAGATGAGAGTAGGGAGGGCGTGAAGGTGATGGTGGCGGTGCCTACTTTCGCCGTTGACAGTTACCAGTTCTTGATGCGAGATTCCAATCTTTAA